Within the Kluyveromyces lactis strain NRRL Y-1140 chromosome A complete sequence genome, the region GAAACCATATTTGATGGTCTTCCTAAATCATCACGAAGATGTAGCTGAGAATCTAATGAAAACTGTTGCTGATTTAACAGATCATTTAAGAATAATGGCTGTTGAGAAGGACTGGTTGGGTTTGTGCCCAATGCCTGCAGATTGGCAGATGAGCCTTTCGGTGATAACAAAACTGCCCCAGGATGTGCACCTCTTGGCAAATTCACAGGAGACTGAGTTCTTCCTGGAAGTGAGGATAGCATATTCTGAGAGGACATGTAGCGTTCTAACAATGGAAAAGTGCGAATATGACTAGCAATGAATTAGAGGAAAAGACGACGACGACCTGCGTGATTATGCAATAATTAAAGGATAAGAGCGTTCAGAAATTATAACCTCCAGTAAATAACAGATGAAAGACTATGAAATAGTCGTTAATTCTACTTCCTGGGAAATTTTGGTTACAACTTAGCACAAAGGTATCACTAAATCTGAAAGGAAATATGGGAAAGAATACAATGTTCTTAAAAAATCTTTGTGAGACAGCAGATTTTCACAATGAAAGAAGACTACCTTCCTGAAGCAGTCTAACTAATCCAACAGATGTTAAACACAATGAATAAACGCACACCTCTTTTCGGGCCTTGGTTCGTTCTGTTTATCACTTTCACTTCCTCTGACTTAGTTAGATTCCTGAAAACatattcaagaagaagcgatgttgaaattattttttttttcaaatttcagCGAGACGGCATTAgttcatttctttttctcaaagaAGCTCTGTGTGTGTCCTTTGTTTCGAAGGGAAACGAGAACGAGATGAGATCGTGCTGTGCGTGCGTTAACTATATGTTTTAACGATAATGTGGCTAAAAGgttatatttttgaaaacttcaaatttctcATTAAGTGACTGATACATGGTGGAATTTCAGCCAAACCTATTGGGCATTAGCGAGCTATGATTCTCTTTTATTCGTTGACGGTTTGATAGGAAAGTAGTAAGTTTCTCCTTACATATTGCTTTTGGAACGCAACCAAATTGCAATATCTTCGACGGCTAgtatatagatatataaaTTTAGAAATCAGGGTTTACATTGATTCAGAATAGCTTTACTCAGGAAAAATACTTGTTCAATAGTGAATCGCATTGTGGTTTGATACTTTCGTCTACTTCAGCCATAGATTCGAGGGCAACTTTGATGAACGGTTTCACTGGAGGTCTGAACATCAACATGAATTTCAAAGACTGGAACCCCAATACCGATCTAGTAGGATCTAAACATAGTGATTTCATCTTTTCGATGTGTTCTTGAGTAAGTAACGGCATTTCACTGACCATTCGAATAAACAATCTTCTGTGGGAGTCATCAAGTTTGGGGATCATGAAATCTAGCACCTTTACTGACCATTCATTATATATGGTATGATCTTTACCATCGGAAATCAATTCCTCATGGTACCACTCTTCACTTAGCCATTCAAGTACAAGCGTGATTCTGTTCTGGAAATCCTCACAGAAGTAGTCAAAAATTGCGTTGGTGACAATATCTCTCACATCTTGATTCGATGACACTCCTCTAGAGCAGAGTCTAGATAATAAGAATACCCAGGAGGTCTTATTGTCCCAATTCATTAGTAGAACTTTGTCCAATGGATTTGTACTTTGTAATTGTGTCATTGGAGTGCTCACATCAGTTTTAGTTGGTATCAGTAATATATTCTGCACAATTCTTTGCAAGTGAGTCAACTTCTCATCATAAGTTAAAGTTGGAACACCCAAGGATACTGTATGACTGCTTGATGGTTCTGCATCTTCCACTCTTTCGATCTTTGCCCTTTTGCTTTCTGGTGGCTGTATAGGAGCTGAATCATCAATTACGTACCTATCGTCCGCAGGCTGCTGTAAAGGTTCTTCGTTTTTCATTGCAACTTCTTGCTTTATTGGCAAAGCTGCAGAATTCTCTTCTCTGGGACGTTTACTAGCTTGACTTTGGCTACTGTTGTTGAATGGGACTGGACTACTATCGTTGGAGATAGTTGCGCTCTGTTGTTGAGCATTGTTTTGTAACCACTTGTTTATCAAATCGGTGTACCTGGACGCAACTATGGATAGTCCATTAATGGCAGTACCTGTGTTTGTGTTACTTAAAGCCTCAGTACATATTTTAACCATGGTATCTTGAGACAACTTCGAGACATCGAATCCGGAGGTGACGGGGTTCATTAAGGCAAAAACGGCAGAATATGAGTTATCGACAGAGGTATGAGCAGGATTCAAAAAATGTGGATGCTTTGTCGTGGATTTAGTGAAAGCATAACTCTGAAGGGATTGCAATACAGAAAGATCAGGCGGTGGGGGTGGAGGAGCAGGTATGTTCTTTACGGGGGCATGTATCTGAGGTTGAAAATTATTCAGTAACGGTGGAGTAGATGCCGTATTCATCATTGTATTTCCTATCATTGGCGAAACAATCGGTGGCATTTGAATAGGAGACGGAGATTTCGTTGTCGCTGAAAATGTTCCTGATGAagaatctgaagaagagtCGTTAACTTCCTTCACTCTagtgtatttttttttatcagCTGGAGTCATTTTATGTTCAATCGCAGCCGGATCATAATTTAGAATACCTTTAGCTTTGGTCTCTTCGCCAATAACGAATAGAGTCTGTGAAATTTTAGCTAGTTTGTTTCTATACTGTGTCATGGATCCACTGTTTTTGAGTAGTTGACTTTTAATTCCGAACTGAACTAAATTTCTGTAACAACGTTCCACAAATCGCTTTGCAAGTCTGTATTGTAAAGTGGGTTCATCATCTCTTTGGAATTTCATGTCAATGTTGAATTTCAGTAAAGCGGATGCGATTCGAATTGTGGCCAATGGTCTCTGCTTCataataaaagaaagactATGAAGAGCACCTGTGAACCATGGTGCACACATCATTGGTTCCTCAATTAAAAAAGTTAACAATTTATCTAACAAATATTTGGCTTCAGCCTCCAACGCTTGCTTATTAGATATCACAGGATGATTTTCTGGTATACTTCCCACGCTAATTCCGGGTCCTGAGGTGTGCACAATAATGATTTTCGAAATGAGCTTCACACTTGCTAATTTTACCCCCGTTCCTCTTGAATGGTTATTTAGATCATTGTCAGACAAATCCAAAGGATAGCAGGTCTTCCAGTTGGCAATGATAAGTTCTTTAAACTTTAACATTACCGACCAAAGTTTATCATCAGAAGTCTTTGCTACTAAATCAAATAATCGGTCATAAATATTACCAAGACATAGTATACAGTTTTTGTAAGTGACATAATCTCTTGTTTCAGCCATTTCCCAAAGCGCAGTGATGTTTTGACATACAATGAATGGTTTTTCACTTGATGGAATCTTATCATGAACCAATATATCCAATAATAACTGGGTAGAAAATCTCGAGAACCCTAAATTCCGCTTATCATTTAAAAACAATGTGATACCGGTCTCCAAAACCTTAGGAAGCATTTGTTCCGGCATATGCTGCATTGCCATCGCAGCTGCCTGTTGCAACTGGACTAAAGGGTCTACAGAAGTTGACATAGTTTTCTATACTCAGCAAACAGATGATTGAAAACTCACTggaacaaaacaaaaaagtacTGACTGTTGAGGTGCTTTGTTTAAAGTTTAACACACGGTTTATAGTATCAACCACGCTTGATGCTATGTCTGACTTGCTCTTGCTGTTTCTGCGCTCTTCAGTCACTTGTGGTTTCTTATAGTCAAAACGAAATCTGAACTTAGtgtttaatttttttttcaatttcatgtTCGTGCTTATAGAGAAGAGAGACtgtgaaagagaaaaagcTACAGATGGTACAAACCTGCCCGAGAATATTTATGGATTTCAGACAGTAATTGACATGACATTTGTAACATTTACTTCGATTGAACTGTATATTACTGATCATGAAATTCACAATTTGTGAGTTAATAATGCTATATTGCTAGAAACAACTAAATAATGTCATAGCTCACCGATGTCGCATTTTTCAGAGGTCAACTGCCTAATCGGTTGAAATATGTAAGTGGGGCATTGTGTTGATTTCTCTCATTTCACTTTATACGCTAATGATTTGGCGGTTTGATCATTGAACGTTTCTGGGTACTATGTCAATCAGGAAATCGAACATATCGGACTTTTGTAATGCATCCGCAATGTCTTGCTTCTGCAACGTACGTCGCTTATTTTCCTCTGCAACACACCATGCTCTCATTGTGAGTTCTGTGATGAAGATTTCGCAGGCTTTTGCAAATAGAATTGGAGCCTCTCCACTAATCATTCTAACTTCTTCGTCAGTTTTCATCACTTTCTTAATCCTTGCTAGTGGTAACGAATGCGATTTGAAGTCGTCTTGGAATTGTGAACCTGGCTCATTCGTGGATTCTATCTCATTAATAAGTTCCTGCCAATACTGTATCATAATTTCTCTGTATCTGCCAGCAAGTCCCTGGCCGACATTATGGAATACGTCgatctcttcatcttcttcgagATCCATGAGAGGTCCTTGTTCGTTTGTTACGTTCTCTTGATTATTAGCTGCCGGTTGATCCATGGTTTCGAGGTAAGTGTCATCGACAATATCAGTTAGATTTCATGTGGATCTGTGCTGCTAAGAACAGGGTACGATTTCAATACAGATCCACTCTTAGCATATTATGCGGTTTCCTGAAATCGTTTTAAGGATATGATTGTGAAAATAATATCTATGGCTTTTCATTATAAAAAAGACCATTTATGAAGGGTACCTCAACCAATTCCTGCAAAGTAACGAAGGTGGGTAAAGAGTGAATAATACCTTGAAAAACCTAATCGGGCAAGGTCCACGATTATATGGATTCGGTAATATGTGCCCCCAAAGACAGTTCCAATCATTTACTACAACTGCAGAGTCTACACTTTCACATACAACTCACAAGCAATTATCCGGTGCAACAATTTATGATGAGCCAGAAAACTTTCTAGAGATAGAGGTTTGCAACCCAAAGACTCATTTCCCTAGTGGCGATGCTAAGGGAATGTATACAGATTATGAAATTATATGCAGGACGAATCTTCCTGGCTTTTCTAAAAGATCGAGTTCCGTTCGAAGGCGGTACAGTGATTTTGAACTATTCAGAAAGTTGCTGatcaaagaattacaaCTGAGCAACCATCCGAAAGTCTCAGTACAACATTTGCCAGGAAAGATTCTCCTTTCAAACAGGTTCAGTGATGCAGTTATAGAGGAAAGACGCCAAGGCTTGAACAAATGGCTGGCATCTGTCGCTGGGCACCCTCTATTACAAACTGGATCAAAAGTCCTCGTCCGTTTCATTCAGGATCCTACCTTCCAGGGGTAGTAATATTAAGCAGATTTGCCATCCTAATATAACTTTCGCTAGTGGCAGTTGACATGAGTCGGAAAGTCTTGATGTACTCTGTTTATGGAGCAAATTACGTAGAATGTAGTTTACAGTATATCcaaaaaagtatataatatttcatgTTACCTTTAACGGAGACGGTTCTATCATGCAAATATGTTCAAAGTACAGTATGAGAATGAAACAGGTATGAGGGAGAACTCAACTGATATCACCATGAGAAATACCTAATTGCACGATAGTGTAAACGTTCAACAAGGATATGAAAATCCATACCAAAAATGCAATGATGGTAGTGATCCAGTTGTTGGACATGTCAATATATTCATCAGGTTGCTCTTCCTCGCCGATAACCGTTGGAGCGTTCAGTTTATCTTTGTTGTTCACTTTGACTTTCATGATAGACTTTTTAcaagtgaagaagatcaaggGAGCGACCAAGAATGGCAATAGAATGGATAAAACAACTTGGGAGGCATTTAAAGCCTTGGAAAGGGCACTCCTACCTATGGTTAAGGAGATAATCAAACATGGAATAATAGAGATACCTCTTGTTATCAATCTTCTCTTCCACGGTTTGAAGTTCCAATCCAAATGACCTTCGCATACAATTTGGCCTGCGATGGTGCACACAATACCGGCAGATTGACCACTAAATAACAAGGCCAACATGAAAACAGTACCAGCAATTGGAGCCAAATTCTTAGAAAGTAGAGAGTGAATGGTGTACAAGTCGGCATCCACAGCCTCCTCGGAGCCGTACAAAGTGGCACCTGCAACGATCAAAATAGCACTGTTAACAAATAATGCAAAGGTGAACAAAGTGATGGccaattcaaaaatggAATATTTCATGGCATACTTGATAGCACTATTTGTGGGTTGATAATTGAAGTATCTTCTTTCCCTGATGACTTCGATatcttccttttcctttacAGCAGAGTGAGTATCTTCggtttcttcaatgacattgtcttcatcttcttctgccaACAAATCGTAGTAACCATGGTCAACGTCATACTCTAATAATCTTGGTTGAACTAAACCAGAACCCAAGAAGAGTGAATGAGGCATGACAGTGGCACCGAGAATGGAGGTAGCGGTGTACATACCGTTATGTTCAAACATTTGTTTAGAAGGAACAAAACCTCTGAAAATATGTCCCACTGGAGTTTTTGGAATGTAAGCCAACTCAACACAGAAGCAGATAACAACACCAAAGACAAGTAGGGCAACAGCGTACTCGAACATTCTGACGAATCTCATGGATGAAGAACCTGGCTTGTAAGCGATCAAAACGAATAAGACATCGATACAGGTAATAACCACACCCGCTGGTAATGGGATTCTTAGCAAGATATTCAATGCAACTGCAGTACCAATAACTTCAGCAACATCTGTTGCAATGATAGCACATTCTGCAAACACATAAATGGTCAAATTCAACCATTTGGGCAGGTGCTTCTTGCAAGCCCTTGAAAGATCTAATCCCGTCACAGAACCTAGTTTGATACATAGAGATTGTAAGAAGATAGCAATAATATTGGAAACCAACACAATACAAAGTAAAGAGAACTCGTTAGAAGCACCAGCACTAACGTCAGTAGCGTAATTACCTGGATCCATATAGGCAACAGAGACCATCAAACCCGGTCCAACAAATCTCATGTATTTTCTCAACACGTCTTGTACGGAGCCAAAAAACCCTCTCTTCTTATCTTCGGCGGAAGACAATGACAGTGAGTATTGACTCTGAACTGGgtcagttgaagaagatcctTTTTTCTCCGTATCCCTCATCCTCATGGCCCTTCTGcatttcaatatcaacttTTGACGAACAGAGAGTTTGGAGGCACCACCGGGCATGGACAGCTCAAGCATACTTTGAGGATCCAAGTACTCCTCGGTCACTTCAAACTTATTTTCCGGCatgatattctttcaattgagaCAACTGAATCTTATTCCCAAATCTTGGCACTATTCTCAATCGACCCGTTGATTTCGTTTGAACTTCCCTACAACGATGAAACCTCCTTCGATATATCCAAACACTGATAAGCAGCTTGTTATACTGGCACTGGAAACTCCCGTTGTAGgattgaaaacaataaaaatgaCCTGATGAATAGTCCTTATACCTTAACGTTACATTTGCCCTATTTCATCAAAGgtatgcatatatataccTCGCACGAAAAAAGTTCCCTAGAAAAATGCTCGTTTCATCGGACTACGGTTGAACACACTTAGTTGGTTATTATCGATATTTCGGGTTATTCCTGTCACATGAAATCGATTCTAGATCTTCAGTATCAGGTGGGTCAATATACACTACTATATATAGTACTAAGAAATATGGCTCATCTGAAGATCTGGCCCGGTTGAGCTGATTGTCATTTGTCAGACCTGATGCCTCCTCATATAATAACTCAGGTCAGTTAACGATACTTCAATTAATACGTACCGTATAGCTACTTAACCGCCAATTGCATCGGTAGTTACCCGATCATAGTTTATGTTCCGTCTCAACATTTAGGCAACACAATCTTCCTCCTCAACATCCAAGTTGGTTCCTTGGCCCAGTTGGTTAAGGCACCGTGCTAATAACGCGGGGATCAGCGGTTCGATCCCGCTAGGAACCATTTTTTTGCCCACTAGTATAGCAAATATTACTATTATGATAGACCCGACTATACTTAACAGTATAATAGTCTCATGTTGTGATGTGCCGTGGATGATAGCTGATTGATTGCTCACCTCTTGTGGAATCGTAGAGACCAAACAAGTactgaatttgatataaGAATATACATAGTTAGATCCTTGAGCATATGCGTCTTGCTCCTTCTTGTTGCATCCAACCTCTCAAAAGGTTGCAACTTAACTCAGCCCTAATACTCAACTCATACTCAGTTGTCCGTCGGACTTTTTCATGGTAACTGATAGTCTCATGAGCCACTCGTCATGCGCAGCTTCTGCCTATTCCAATTTCACTAAATATTGTCACGTGACCCTCTTTGATCCATCTAGGCCTTCCCTTCTGGATACCACAGGATCCATATGCCCAGTCACTGACGTCTTGGAACTCTGCCGTGTGCTGGCTAGCTCACATGACCCTTCGTCTGGCCTGTCTTCAGTCTATCTTACGAAAACTACAACAAAGTAGCATCGGTGGTTTAGTGGTAAAATCCAACGTTGCCATCGTTGGGCCCCGGGTTCGATTCCCGGCCGAtgcattcttttttcatGTGTCAAAAACATGTATGTTgttttcctcttcttcccGGCGAGTGTTGTGAGCTAAGAGTAATTTCTCATATAATATAGTGATTGTCATTATTTAATGATATGTATATAAGGCTTAAACTTTAAGCAAATATTCAAACTTATATACACTCTTCGTTGGATATTATCCGttagtatttttttaatttcatgAACCTTAAAATCAACTTCCTTGGCTATTCACTGCAAGTTCCATAATCAGCCTGGTTGCTAAATGTAGAAAGGGGTATGCACTGAACGTACTCATTTCATCGTCGTTCCGACTTGAATACACTACACCGTTACTGGACTCCCAGCcatcaaatttgaaatccaCTAAGTAGTTATTTGTCtcaatttggaacaattggaTTACCATCTTCATTAAATCTGGAATCTGcttgttcttcatttcGTCATCAGGCATATCGATATTATATCTCCAACGGACTCTAATAGTCCATAGGTCCTCTTCTGATGGTTTCGCCCATTCGGCTCCCAAGTTTTTCAATGCAATGTATATTTCTCCCATAACGTCTAATGGATAGGATCTTGATCGTATACCGAAATGCCACcttgtttttgattttttcaCGCTTAATGGTGAAATCTTAGCAGCAGCCTGGGACCCTTGTGCTACCATGTTGGCTCTATGGATCTGTGGTAACGAGCTAGGTAAAATTGCAATCGTGCTGTCTCCATCCTGAGAACCATTTCCataatgatattgatatgTACGTTGCTGTGTTCTCTTTGAATGGCGGTGTGAGTGTCGATTTTTTGAGCCCGGGGGGGCATGCAAGGATTGTTCGAAAGTGGGTGGAGATTGCGATAAGAAAGTATCCAAGTCATTAGATTGTTGCTTGTTCACCTTGATGTCGTTGATTAAATTTCTGTTCTCTTTAATTAACTGATAGGCATCCCTGATTTCATTTAAAGATGGATGATCTTCATCGGACTCTAAAGCCTCATATATCTCATCTACGTCATAACCCATAGTGTTTGATAGCGTTTGAACTAACGAATCATCGATCAGTTCGAGTGGCACGGATGGGCCGCCATCTTCTGTTTTGCTTTCAGAGTTTTCTTGATGGGTGCTTTCAGCAGGAACTAGGTAGTCGGGTAAATCAACTTTGAACCATTCATCCTGCATGATTTCATGCACGGTAATTCTATTAACTGGATTGACGATGAGCATCTTTTTGATTAAGCTCGCAGCACCTTGGGAAAGGAAGTTAGGTATGGTGTAAACACCATTGCTAATGTTCTTAAACAACACTGGGATACTTTCGTCATCGAATGGTAACCTACGACACAACATGACGTATAAGATAACCCCTGAAGACCAAACGTCAACCTCTGGACCTGCATATAGTTTACCGCTGATGACTTCTGGGGCCGCATAATTTGGAGAACCACATGAAGTCTTCAAAAAGTTACCATCTGTCATTATATTAGATAAACCAAAATCAGCAATCTTAACGTTCAAATGTTCGTCTAATAGTAAATTCTCtggtttcaaatctctATGCACAATTTTATGACGGTGACAATAATCTACTGCGCTAATAATCTGTTGGAAAAATCTTCTTGCTTCTTGTTCAGGCATCTTGTCTCTTTGGACAATATAATCAAATAATTCATTACCAGCATACTCAATCACCATGATAATTTCGTCCTTCGATTTGATCACGTCATACAATTTGATAATGTGTGGATGTCTCAACAAACGTAAGTACGAAATCTCTCTCTCGATTCTACCTTGCATATCACTCTTGGCTAGAACCTTCttattgatgatttttAATGCCACTTTTTGTCCCGTAGAGATATGGTACGCCAGTTTCACTTTACCAAATGATCCTTCACCCAAGGtcttgatgatttgatacTTACCGATATGTTGGCCTTGTGCGTGGTTAGTCAGCTGGCGTTGGTGATGGCCTTGACCTGAGCCACCATGCggctgttgttgatttgGGTCGTGCGACATATCTTCTCTGATGAGTATGTACTCGTAAATGCTTCACTAAGAGTTTGCGTTCAACAGAGGGATATCTTGTTTACTCTGAGAATAGTTGCTTCTAATTGAGAAGTTGACTAACTTGTTAGAAAACTTGCAATTCTTATACTAGTGTGACGTTTCTGGAGTCTCACAAAACCCAATTCTATCCGCCCTACAATTACGCATTGATCCTTCTtttattgttgatgttcCGTATATGacaagttttcaattttatcatcaaaatgTAAACGGCGTAGAAATCGTTGATGATGACTGATACCTTATGTAGGAGACCGTACTGGGACGAGTCCGGCGAATTGACCATTTTCAGTCACCAATCCTGTCACGTTTTACGAGAGGATTCAGACAATTCACGAATCCATTCTTCACTACGTCAATATGCTATGACACTACATTAAAGTACATCACCACTCGATAAGTGGCTATTATATACGAACCAAGATGTATATATTACATCTTTAATCTTCCCCAATTACTCTTTTATAATTAGGAATAACGTTAATATCGTATTTTCCTCATTATAAACTGGTGATTCCAAAATTCTGCTATCTATGTATTAGTTTCAATCACTACTGTCACTGGAGTAAATATCGATGACTGCGGCAGGATCGTAGAATGATTGTTGGCTAAAATTTGAATGCTCCATATCGTCCTCGTCATCCGTCCAAGAGTCCGTTGCAATATGTTCAGTCACAGGCATCTTTGAGCCCAAATTGAAACACATCAAGCGATTCCTTACTATCATTGTGCTTTTTAAATT harbors:
- the PTA1 gene encoding RNA-processing protein PTA1 (similar to uniprot|Q01329 Saccharomyces cerevisiae YAL043C PTA1 Subunit of holo-CPF a multiprotein complex and functional homolog of mammalian CPSF required for the cleavage and polyadenylation of mRNA and snoRNA 3' ends involved in pre-tRNA processing binds to the phosphorylated CTD of RNAPII), whose product is MSTSVDPLVQLQQAAAMAMQHMPEQMLPKVLETGITLFLNDKRNLGFSRFSTQLLLDILVHDKIPSSEKPFIVCQNITALWEMAETRDYVTYKNCILCLGNIYDRLFDLVAKTSDDKLWSVMLKFKELIIANWKTCYPLDLSDNDLNNHSRGTGVKLASVKLISKIIIVHTSGPGISVGSIPENHPVISNKQALEAEAKYLLDKLLTFLIEEPMMCAPWFTGALHSLSFIMKQRPLATIRIASALLKFNIDMKFQRDDEPTLQYRLAKRFVERCYRNLVQFGIKSQLLKNSGSMTQYRNKLAKISQTLFVIGEETKAKGILNYDPAAIEHKMTPADKKKYTRVKEVNDSSSDSSSGTFSATTKSPSPIQMPPIVSPMIGNTMMNTASTPPLLNNFQPQIHAPVKNIPAPPPPPPDLSVLQSLQSYAFTKSTTKHPHFLNPAHTSVDNSYSAVFALMNPVTSGFDVSKLSQDTMVKICTEALSNTNTGTAINGLSIVASRYTDLINKWLQNNAQQQSATISNDSSPVPFNNSSQSQASKRPREENSAALPIKQEVAMKNEEPLQQPADDRYVIDDSAPIQPPESKRAKIERVEDAEPSSSHTVSLGVPTLTYDEKLTHLQRIVQNILLIPTKTDVSTPMTQLQSTNPLDKVLLMNWDNKTSWVFLLSRLCSRGVSSNQDVRDIVTNAIFDYFCEDFQNRITLVLEWLSEEWYHEELISDGKDHTIYNEWSVKVLDFMIPKLDDSHRRLFIRMVSEMPLLTQEHIEKMKSLCLDPTRSVLGFQSLKFMLMFRPPVKPFIKVALESMAEVDESIKPQCDSLLNKYFS
- the HAP5 gene encoding Hap5p (highly similar to uniprot|Q758Y6 Ashbya gossypii ADR391W ADR391Wp and some similarites with uniprot|Q02516 Saccharomyces cerevisiae YOR358W HAP5 Subunit of the heme-activated glucose-repressed Hap2/3/4/5 CCAAT-binding complex a transcriptional activator and global regulator of respiratory gene expression required for assembly and DNA binding activity of the complex), producing MDQPAANNQENVTNEQGPLMDLEEDEEIDVFHNVGQGLAGRYREIMIQYWQELINEIESTNEPGSQFQDDFKSHSLPLARIKKVMKTDEEVRMISGEAPILFAKACEIFITELTMRAWCVAEENKRRTLQKQDIADALQKSDMFDFLIDIVPRNVQ
- the SNX3 gene encoding Snx3p (similar to uniprot|Q08826 Saccharomyces cerevisiae YOR357C) translates to MCPQRQFQSFTTTAESTLSHTTHKQLSGATIYDEPENFLEIEVCNPKTHFPSGDAKGMYTDYEIICRTNLPGFSKRSSSVRRRYSDFELFRKLLIKELQLSNHPKVSVQHLPGKILLSNRFSDAVIEERRQGLNKWLASVAGHPLLQTGSKVLVRFIQDPTFQG
- the SMF1 gene encoding divalent metal ion transporter SMF1 (similar to uniprot|P38925 Saccharomyces cerevisiae YOL122C SMF1 Divalent metal ion transporter), with amino-acid sequence MPENKFEVTEEYLDPQSMLELSMPGGASKLSVRQKLILKCRRAMRMRDTEKKGSSSTDPVQSQYSLSLSSAEDKKRGFFGSVQDVLRKYMRFVGPGLMVSVAYMDPGNYATDVSAGASNEFSLLCIVLVSNIIAIFLQSLCIKLGSVTGLDLSRACKKHLPKWLNLTIYVFAECAIIATDVAEVIGTAVALNILLRIPLPAGVVITCIDVLFVLIAYKPGSSSMRFVRMFEYAVALLVFGVVICFCVELAYIPKTPVGHIFRGFVPSKQMFEHNGMYTATSILGATVMPHSLFLGSGLVQPRLLEYDVDHGYYDLLAEEDEDNVIEETEDTHSAVKEKEDIEVIRERRYFNYQPTNSAIKYAMKYSIFELAITLFTFALFVNSAILIVAGATLYGSEEAVDADLYTIHSLLSKNLAPIAGTVFMLALLFSGQSAGIVCTIAGQIVCEGHLDWNFKPWKRRLITRGISIIPCLIISLTIGRSALSKALNASQVVLSILLPFLVAPLIFFTCKKSIMKVKVNNKDKLNAPTVIGEEEQPDEYIDMSNNWITTIIAFLVWIFISLLNVYTIVQLGISHGDIS
- the SNF1 gene encoding AMP-activated serine/threonine-protein kinase catalytic subunit SNF1 (highly similar to uniprot|P06782 Saccharomyces cerevisiae YDR477W SNF1 Protein serine/threonine kinase required for release from glucose repression invertase expression sporulation and for expression of catabolite-repressed genes when glucose is limiting regulates Adr1p-dependent transcription primarily at the level of chromatin binding), coding for MSHDPNQQQPHGGSGQGHHQRQLTNHAQGQHIGKYQIIKTLGEGSFGKVKLAYHISTGQKVALKIINKKVLAKSDMQGRIEREISYLRLLRHPHIIKLYDVIKSKDEIIMVIEYAGNELFDYIVQRDKMPEQEARRFFQQIISAVDYCHRHKIVHRDLKPENLLLDEHLNVKIADFGLSNIMTDGNFLKTSCGSPNYAAPEVISGKLYAGPEVDVWSSGVILYVMLCRRLPFDDESIPVLFKNISNGVYTIPNFLSQGAASLIKKMLIVNPVNRITVHEIMQDEWFKVDLPDYLVPAESTHQENSESKTEDGGPSVPLELIDDSLVQTLSNTMGYDVDEIYEALESDEDHPSLNEIRDAYQLIKENRNLINDIKVNKQQSNDLDTFLSQSPPTFEQSLHAPPGSKNRHSHRHSKRTQQRTYQYHYGNGSQDGDSTIAILPSSLPQIHRANMVAQGSQAAAKISPLSVKKSKTRWHFGIRSRSYPLDVMGEIYIALKNLGAEWAKPSEEDLWTIRVRWRYNIDMPDDEMKNKQIPDLMKMVIQLFQIETNNYLVDFKFDGWESSNGVVYSSRNDDEMSTFSAYPFLHLATRLIMELAVNSQGS